A genome region from Camelina sativa cultivar DH55 chromosome 10, Cs, whole genome shotgun sequence includes the following:
- the LOC104716338 gene encoding cytochrome c oxidase subunit 6a, mitochondrial has protein sequence MATAIVRSALSRAAIRVTPKTSVAPKRSFSSSAGHDDAYEAAKWEKITYLGIASCTALAAYVLSQGHHHGEDPPAYPYMHIRNKEFPWGPDGLFEVKHNDGH, from the exons ATGGCTACGGCGATTGTACGTTCAGCTCTTTCCCGAGCAGCGATCCGCGTAACTCCCAAAACATCCGTCGCTCCTAAACGAAGCTTCTCCTCTTCCGCCGGCCATGACGATGCTT ATGAAGCAGCGAAGTGGGAGAAGATAACGTATTTGGGTATTGCTAGTTGCACTGCTCTAGCCGCCTATGTTTTATCCCAGGGCCATCATCACGGTGAAGACCCTCCT GCCTATCCGTATATGCACATCCGTAACAAGGAGTTTCCTTGGG GTCCAGATGGTCTGTTTGAGGTGAAGCACAATGATGGGCACTGA
- the LOC104716337 gene encoding myb-like protein X encodes MVRTPRRGQRSKGIKVNHCIQLTLLLSVGIWLIYQMKHSHEKKSEFVERSKILDVVDDNKVVKLGRKDLLNPRVVETTNVKEDEVEEDEEGSSKIVDREEERGEDKAVVEGNNSEKETEGTGNEDEDSNNGDSEKKVVVDESEEAREMNYKGDDASSEVLHGTTSEEKSNGKVGVEEESKSKTTESVSFHEDESGPKTGVLRGSVIKQVSSNTTENGEVGSDDGQQQETKSESDSKTGEKPEGEKGFSDSNGQLPDETIQSTSNANETTETSGSDESGSSGKSAGYQQTKNEEDDKEKVGSSEHSSVEETKVKESERKEKEESSSQEEEPKKSEKEESSSQEENETKEAVKQKQEKEESSSQEESKEAQPEKKEKEGSFSQEENAIKETVKQEKEESLEKNEIKETVKQEKEESSVSSEKENTNSEKKIEQVESTDSSNVQEKSDEQETDESKSESGNGSGNSDSDKKETGNDTAKTESEKENNNKIGKTEEIHNHQQHTKPTLDDSLPQPKDARTDIETLSEASNGLSSNKVAAL; translated from the coding sequence ATGGTGAGAACGCCAAGAAGAGGGCAGAGATCAAAGGGTATTAAGGTGAATCATTGCATTCAGTTGACTCTGTTGCTTAGTGTTGGAATATGGCTGATTTATCAGATGAAGCATTCTCATGAGAAGAAATCTGAGTTTGTTGAGAGGTCTAAGATTcttgatgttgttgatgataaCAAAGTTGTTAAGCTTGGAAGGAAAGATCTTCTTAACCCTAGAGTTGTTGAGACGACCAATGTGAAGGaggatgaagttgaagaagatgaagaagggagCAGCAAGATTGTAGATAGGGAGGAGGAAAGAGGCGAGGATAAAGCTGTGGTAGAAGGGAATAATAGCGAGAAGGAAACCGAAGGTACCGGGAACGAGGACGAGGATTCAAACAATGGAGATAGTGAGAAGAAGGTTGTTGTTGATGAGAGTGAAGAAGCTAGAGAGATGAATTACAAGGGAGATGATGCGTCCAGTGAGGTATTGCATGGGACGACGAGTGAGGAGAAGAGCAATGGAAAGGTTGGTGTTGAGGAAGAGAGTAAATCTAAGACTACTGAGAGTGTCAGTTTCCATGAAGATGAGTCAGGTCCAAAGACTGGTGTATTGCGTGGTTCTGTTATTAAACAAGTTTCTTCTAACACAACTGAGAATGGGGAGGTTGGTAGTGATGACGGTCAGCAGCAAGAGACAAAGAGTGAGTCTGATTCAAAGACTGGGGAGAAGCCAGAAGGTGAGAAGGGGTTTTCTGATTCGAATGGTCAGTTGCCTGATGAGACTATCCAGTCCACTTCCAATGCAAATGAGACTACAGAAACTTCTGGGAGTGATGAGTCGGGATCGAGTGGGAAATCCGCAGGTTATCAACAGACgaagaacgaagaagatgataaggAAAAGGTAGGATCTTCTGAACACTCATCTGTAGAGGAAACCAAAGTCAAAGAATCCGAGaggaaggagaaagaagagtcCTCGTCCCAAGAGGAAGAACCCAAGAAAAGTGAGAAAGAAGAGTCTTCATCTCAAGAGgagaatgaaacaaaagaagctgtaaaacaaaaacaggagAAAGAAGAGTCGTCATCTCAAGAGGAAAGCAAAGAGGCACAAcctgagaaaaaggagaaggaagGGTCTTTCTCTCAAGAGGAGAATGCAATCAAAGAAACAGTGAAACAGGAGAAAGAAGAGTCTTTagagaagaatgaaatcaaagaaactgtgaaacaagagaaagaagagtctTCAGTATCATCGGAAAAGGAAAACACCAACAGTGAGAAGAAAATTGAACAGGTGGAATCTACTGATTCTTCAAACGTACAGGAGAAGAGTGACGAACAAGAAACTGATGAAAGCAAGAGTGAATCCGGCAATGGAAGTGGCAACTCAGATTCTGATAAAAAGGAAACAGGGAATGATACTGCAAAAACAGAGtcagagaaagagaacaacaacaaaattggcaaaacagaggaaatccATAACCATCAACAACATACCAAGCCCACTTTGGATGATAGTCTGCCTCAACCTAAGGATGCTCGAACTGATATAGAAACTCTTTCTGAAGCGAGCAACGGATTATCCAGCAACAAAGTTGCTGCTCTGTGA
- the LOC104716339 gene encoding EPIDERMAL PATTERNING FACTOR-like protein 2, with the protein MVLWSSNNMSSFLLILLILNSTHFSLMANGRPEPNLVDITKRGGDQDEKMMMMMRGLIGSRPPRCERVRCRSCGHCEAIQVPTNPQTKLHSPSSSSSSTEMIHLDYTRGDDSTNYKPMSWKCKCGNSIYNP; encoded by the exons ATGGTGTTGTGGAGCAGCAACAACATGTCAAGCTTTCTACTGATTTTGCTGATTCTTAATTCGACCCATTTCAGTCTTATGGCTAATG GTAGACCAGAGCCTAACTTGGTCGACATCACCAAG AGAGGAGGAGATCaagatgagaagatgatgatgatgatgagaggtCTAATAGGATCAAGACCACCAAGATGTGAGAGGGTGAGATGTCGTTCTTGTGGTCATTGTGAAGCAATTCAAGTTCCTACAAATCCTCAAACAAAGCTtcactctccttcttcttcttcttcctccactgAGATGATTCATCTTGATTACACCAGAGGAGACGATAGTACTAATTACAAACCCATGAGCTGGAAATGCAAATGTGGTAATTCTATCTACAACCCTTGA